From the Candidatus Bathyarchaeota archaeon genome, one window contains:
- a CDS encoding inorganic diphosphatase gives MNFWKDLPAGDNPPELLNMVIEVINGSRDKYEYNKDWEAFVLDRIIPSSVVFPVEYGFVPQTWFDDGDPLDIMVLSYARLTVGCIVKVRVIGALIIEDEAGLDAKILSVLTSDARFEGVQDITDVHKHQLVEIQEFFETYKRLEPHKWAKSRGWKNAKEARELIKYAMDKYQEINKKEKQKQ, from the coding sequence ATGAATTTTTGGAAGGATTTGCCTGCGGGGGATAACCCTCCTGAATTGCTGAACATGGTTATTGAAGTCATTAATGGTTCGCGTGACAAGTATGAGTACAATAAGGATTGGGAAGCGTTTGTTTTAGACAGGATTATTCCTTCGTCGGTGGTTTTTCCTGTAGAGTACGGTTTTGTTCCTCAGACGTGGTTTGACGACGGCGACCCCTTAGACATCATGGTCCTCAGTTACGCCCGTTTAACCGTGGGGTGCATAGTTAAAGTCAGAGTAATCGGCGCATTGATTATCGAAGACGAAGCAGGCTTAGACGCCAAAATCCTCTCAGTACTTACCAGCGACGCACGATTCGAAGGCGTCCAAGACATAACCGACGTCCACAAACACCAACTCGTAGAAATCCAAGAATTCTTCGAAACCTACAAACGCCTAGAACCCCACAAATGGGCAAAATCCCGAGGATGGAAAAACGCCAAAGAAGCCAGAGAACTCATCAAATACGCAATGGACAAATACCAAGAAATCAACAAAAAAGAAAAACAAAAACAATAA